A genomic region of Friedmanniella luteola contains the following coding sequences:
- a CDS encoding CDP-glycerol glycerophosphotransferase family protein: MKVVYNSFNGRYADNPRAVFEGLRRLRPGLEHVWLADPRHAGGFPDDVATVPIRSRRAVAALEQADVLVANCHTDLDRWTKRPEQVYLQTWHGTPLKRIHRSALQQPDAALMDALDDEIERWDHLISPSPAATDLLRSAFGYRGAVLETGYPRNDLLTGPGAADRRARARARLGLADGVTVVLWAPTYRDDDVDDADVPDGLDAAALADRLGPDVVVLLRRHYYLGHRSPAVGHPRVRDLSDHPDIGELHLAADVLVTDYSSSIFDFVVTGRPVVVYAYDLEHFRDRLRGFTLDLETELPGPVVQDQDVLADVLAGLPDVRAAWSERYAAFRERFCALEDGRATERVVEALWPHPRERASREARP, from the coding sequence GTGAAGGTGGTCTACAACAGCTTCAACGGCCGCTACGCCGACAACCCGCGCGCCGTCTTCGAGGGGCTGCGCCGGCTGCGTCCGGGGCTGGAGCACGTCTGGCTGGCCGACCCGCGGCACGCCGGCGGCTTCCCCGACGACGTGGCGACGGTGCCGATCCGCAGCCGGCGGGCGGTGGCGGCCCTGGAGCAGGCCGACGTGCTGGTGGCCAACTGCCACACCGACCTGGACCGCTGGACGAAGCGGCCCGAGCAGGTCTACCTGCAGACCTGGCACGGCACGCCGCTCAAGCGCATCCACCGCTCGGCCCTGCAGCAGCCCGACGCGGCGCTGATGGACGCGCTCGACGACGAGATCGAGCGGTGGGACCACCTGATCTCGCCCAGCCCGGCCGCCACCGACCTGCTGCGCTCCGCCTTCGGGTACCGCGGCGCGGTCCTGGAGACCGGCTACCCGCGCAACGACCTGCTGACCGGTCCGGGGGCGGCGGACCGCCGGGCCCGGGCCCGGGCCCGGCTCGGCCTGGCCGACGGCGTCACCGTGGTGCTCTGGGCCCCGACCTACCGCGACGACGACGTCGACGACGCCGACGTGCCGGACGGCCTCGACGCGGCGGCGCTCGCCGACCGGCTCGGCCCCGACGTCGTGGTGCTGCTGCGCCGCCACTACTACCTCGGCCACCGGTCCCCCGCCGTCGGCCACCCGCGGGTGCGGGACCTGAGCGACCACCCCGACATCGGCGAGCTGCACCTGGCCGCGGACGTGCTCGTCACCGACTACTCGTCCTCGATCTTCGACTTCGTCGTCACCGGTCGCCCCGTGGTCGTCTACGCCTACGACCTCGAGCACTTCCGCGACCGGCTGCGCGGCTTCACCCTCGACCTCGAGACGGAGCTGCCGGGTCCGGTGGTGCAGGACCAGGACGTGCTCGCCGACGTGCTGGCCGGGCTGCCGGACGTCCGGGCGGCCTGGTCCGAGCGCTACGCCGCCTTCCGCGAGCGCTTCTGCGCCCTGGAGGACGGCCGCGCCACCGAACGCGTCGTCGAGGCCCTCTGGCCCCACCCCCGTGAGCGAGCGTCGAGGGAGGCGCGGCCCTGA
- the rpsI gene encoding 30S ribosomal protein S9 yields the protein MSDTVTETTPDEVAPFVEEDREIAYRSEAAAQTSFGPSGRPAVVAPAGATGRRKEAIARVRIVPGSGQWVINGRTLEDYFPNKVHQQIVAEPFSTAAVPGSYDVVARIHGGGVTGQAGALRLGIARCLNSVDEEASRPSLKKAGMLTRDSRIKERKKAGLKKARKAPQYSKR from the coding sequence GTGTCTGACACCGTCACCGAGACCACGCCCGACGAGGTCGCGCCCTTCGTCGAGGAGGACCGCGAGATCGCCTACCGTTCGGAGGCCGCCGCGCAGACGTCCTTCGGCCCCTCGGGCCGTCCGGCCGTCGTGGCGCCCGCCGGCGCCACCGGCCGCCGCAAGGAGGCCATCGCGCGCGTCCGCATCGTGCCGGGCAGCGGCCAGTGGGTCATCAACGGCCGCACCCTCGAGGACTACTTCCCGAACAAGGTGCACCAGCAGATCGTCGCCGAGCCCTTCTCGACCGCGGCGGTCCCCGGCTCCTACGACGTGGTCGCCCGCATCCACGGCGGCGGCGTCACCGGCCAGGCCGGCGCTCTCCGGCTCGGCATCGCGCGCTGCCTCAACTCCGTGGACGAGGAGGCCAGCCGTCCGTCGCTCAAGAAGGCCGGGATGCTGACCCGCGACTCCCGCATCAAGGAGCGCAAGAAGGCCGGTCTGAAGAAGGCCCGCAAGGCTCCGCAGTACAGCAAGCGCTGA
- the rplM gene encoding 50S ribosomal protein L13, protein MSTYSPKPGEITRSWHVIDAEDIVLGRLAVTAATLLRGKHKATFAPHVDGGDFVVVVNASKIALGGAKKTDKFYHRHSGRPGGLTSIAAGDLLAKDARQVVELAVWGMLPKNRLSRQLIKKLKVYSGPEHPHSAQQPQPYQITQIAQ, encoded by the coding sequence GTGTCTACGTACAGTCCCAAGCCGGGCGAGATCACCAGGTCTTGGCATGTCATCGACGCCGAGGACATCGTCCTGGGCCGGCTCGCGGTCACGGCCGCGACGCTGCTGCGTGGCAAGCACAAGGCGACGTTCGCTCCGCACGTCGACGGCGGGGACTTCGTCGTCGTGGTCAACGCTTCGAAGATCGCCCTCGGCGGCGCCAAGAAGACCGACAAGTTCTACCACCGGCACTCCGGTCGCCCGGGCGGTCTGACGTCGATCGCGGCCGGCGACCTGCTCGCCAAGGACGCCCGCCAGGTCGTGGAGCTCGCGGTGTGGGGCATGCTGCCGAAGAACCGGCTCAGCCGCCAGCTCATCAAGAAGCTGAAGGTCTACTCCGGCCCGGAGCACCCGCACTCGGCGCAGCAGCCGCAGCCGTACCAGATCACCCAGATCGCCCAGTAG
- a CDS encoding citrate synthase has protein sequence MTDSLTIRDNRTGREFEVAITDGTIRAADLKQIAVEGEPGLATYDPGFVNTASCRSAVTYIDGDAGILEYRGYPIEQLAEHSTFLEVAYLLLNGELPTAAELEQWTHDITYHTFLHENVKQLIEGFRYDAHPMGMLMASVSALSTFYPDAREIHDADNRKLQIARLIAKMPTLGAFAYRHQLGKPYVYPDNRLSYTENFLAMLFKMSEPSYQADPRLVKALDILLILHADHEQNCSTNAVRSVGSSEVDPYSAVGAGIGALFGPLHGGANEAVLAMLRRIGTTDNIPGFIEGVKAGKEKLMGFGHRVYKNYDPRAKIIKKAADDVFAVTGVNPLLEIALELEKIALEDEYFVKRKLYPNVDFYSGLIYEALQFPPEMFTVLFAIGRTPGWLAQWSELVQDKEQKIARPKQIYTGHRTREFTPISER, from the coding sequence ATGACTGATTCGCTCACCATTCGCGACAACCGGACCGGCCGCGAATTCGAGGTGGCGATCACGGACGGGACCATCCGGGCCGCCGATCTCAAGCAGATCGCCGTCGAGGGCGAGCCCGGTCTGGCGACCTACGACCCCGGCTTCGTCAACACCGCCTCCTGCCGCAGCGCCGTCACCTACATCGACGGCGACGCCGGCATCCTGGAGTACCGGGGCTACCCCATCGAGCAGCTGGCGGAGCACTCCACCTTCCTGGAGGTCGCCTACCTGCTGCTGAACGGCGAGCTGCCGACCGCGGCCGAGCTGGAGCAGTGGACGCACGACATCACCTACCACACCTTCCTGCACGAGAACGTGAAGCAGCTGATCGAGGGCTTCCGGTACGACGCGCACCCGATGGGCATGCTGATGGCCTCGGTGAGCGCCCTCTCGACCTTCTACCCGGACGCCCGGGAGATCCACGACGCCGACAACCGGAAGCTGCAGATCGCCCGCCTCATCGCCAAGATGCCGACGCTGGGCGCCTTCGCCTACCGGCACCAGCTGGGCAAGCCCTACGTCTACCCCGACAACCGGCTCTCCTACACCGAGAACTTCCTCGCGATGCTGTTCAAGATGAGCGAGCCCAGCTACCAGGCCGACCCGCGGCTGGTGAAGGCGCTGGACATCCTGCTGATCCTGCACGCCGACCACGAGCAGAACTGCTCCACCAACGCCGTCCGCTCGGTCGGCTCGTCGGAGGTGGACCCCTACTCCGCCGTCGGGGCCGGGATCGGCGCCCTCTTCGGGCCCCTGCACGGTGGCGCCAACGAGGCGGTGCTCGCGATGCTCCGCCGCATCGGGACGACCGACAACATCCCGGGCTTCATCGAGGGGGTGAAGGCGGGCAAGGAGAAGCTGATGGGCTTCGGCCACCGGGTCTACAAGAACTACGACCCGCGCGCCAAGATCATCAAGAAGGCCGCCGACGACGTCTTCGCCGTCACCGGCGTCAACCCGCTGCTGGAGATCGCCCTCGAGCTCGAGAAGATCGCGCTGGAGGACGAGTACTTCGTCAAGCGGAAGCTCTACCCCAACGTCGACTTCTACTCCGGGCTGATCTACGAGGCCCTGCAGTTCCCGCCCGAGATGTTCACCGTCCTCTTCGCGATCGGCCGCACGCCGGGCTGGCTGGCCCAGTGGTCGGAGCTGGTGCAGGACAAGGAGCAGAAGATCGCCCGGCCGAAGCAGATCTACACCGGCCACCGCACCCGGGAGTTCACCCCCATCTCCGAGAGGTGA